In one Pseudomonas sp. R84 genomic region, the following are encoded:
- the pabC gene encoding aminodeoxychorismate lyase: MDSWVDGQPADTLSLKDRGLAYGDGLFETIAVRRGQPILLDRHLTRLADGCSRLAIAADIELIRHELLSYAAAMGEGVLKLILTRGDGLRGYAPDPTAPGRRILQGNPPAAYPAVHAEQGVRLFPCSTRLAKQPLLAGLKHLNRLEQVLARAEWQDSEHAEGLMLDQVGRVIEGVFSNLFLVRDGVLITPDLKRCGVAGVMRAEILFQAESLAIPTQIADISLEQLQWADEVFVCNSVYGVWPVRACAALSWPVGPLTRKLQTIARALLDA; encoded by the coding sequence GCTGAAAGATCGCGGCCTGGCTTACGGCGACGGTCTGTTCGAGACCATCGCCGTGCGTAGGGGCCAGCCGATCCTGCTGGATCGACACCTGACGCGCCTGGCCGATGGCTGCTCGCGTCTGGCCATTGCGGCGGATATCGAGCTGATCCGTCACGAGCTGCTGAGCTATGCGGCAGCGATGGGCGAGGGCGTGCTCAAGCTCATCCTCACCCGTGGCGACGGTTTGCGCGGTTATGCGCCCGACCCGACGGCGCCGGGCCGCCGCATTCTGCAAGGCAATCCTCCAGCGGCTTATCCTGCTGTGCATGCTGAACAAGGCGTTCGCCTGTTCCCGTGCAGCACCCGCCTGGCCAAGCAGCCGTTACTCGCCGGACTCAAACACCTCAATCGCCTTGAACAGGTTCTCGCCCGTGCCGAATGGCAGGACAGCGAGCACGCCGAGGGCTTGATGCTTGATCAGGTCGGTCGAGTGATCGAGGGTGTGTTCAGTAATCTGTTTCTGGTGCGTGACGGTGTGCTGATCACACCGGACCTGAAGCGCTGTGGCGTCGCCGGTGTGATGCGCGCCGAAATATTGTTTCAGGCCGAGTCACTGGCCATTCCCACGCAGATCGCCGACATCAGCCTCGAACAGCTGCAATGGGCCGATGAAGTGTTTGTCTGCAACAGCGTGTATGGCGTCTGGCCGGTACGCGCCTGTGCTGCACTGAGCTGGCCGGTTGGCCCGCTCACCCGTAAACTGCAAACCATTGCCCGCGCCCTACTGGATGCCTGA